A window of the Arachis duranensis cultivar V14167 chromosome 5, aradu.V14167.gnm2.J7QH, whole genome shotgun sequence genome harbors these coding sequences:
- the LOC107490798 gene encoding uncharacterized protein LOC107490798 produces MSESALKDLNTIPPTERKSESSSKASLTKPPVDNANENLEEWQKKKSCPTLVSPPVNGNQTLSVSSGVEIGNAEVEYIESENLSDLEDIGTCLKNLLSGLDSKDWVMVCDALNNVRRLSLFHKEAMLDMLGDVITFVAKSLKSPRSAVCKTAIMTSADIFSAYNDLIIDSLDPLLVQLLLKSSQDKRFVCEAAEKALIAMTIWISPVALLPKLQPYLKNRNPRIRAKAAMCFSRSVPRLGAEGIKTYGIDKLIQVAASQLSDQLPESREAARTLLLELQNVYEKFHDLMPAATVSEQPEMGSWENFCQSKLSPLSAQAVLRVTNIAREGLVS; encoded by the exons ATGTCTGAGAGCGCCTTGAAGGATCTCAATACAATTCCTCCAACTGAGAGGAAGAGTGAGAGCTCCAGCAAGGCATCTCTAACTAAGCCTCCAGTTGACAATGCTAATGAAAACCTGGAAGAatggcaaaagaaaaagagttgtCCCACCTTGGTTTCTCCCCCAGTAAATGGTAATCAAACTTTGAGTGTCAGTTCTGGTGTTGAGATTGGAAATGCAGAAGTAGAATACATCGAATCTGAGAACTTGAGTGATCTGGAAGATATTGGCACTTGTCTCAAg AACCTCTTATCTGGACTTGACTCAAAGGATTGGGTCATGGTTTGTGATGCACTCAATAATGTACGCCGTTTATCCTTATTTCATAAGGAAGCAATGCTTGACATGTT GGGGGATGTGATCACATTTGTTGCTAAGTCCCTTAAAAGTCCTAGAAGTGCTGTTTGCAAAACTGCTATCATGACGTCTGCAGACATTTTCAGTGCATACAACGATCTTATAATAGATTCATTAGATCCTTTG CTAGTACAGCTTCTTCTCAAATCTTCACAGGACAAGCGCTTTGTGTGTGAGGCAGCTGAAAAAGCCTTGATAGCAATGACTATTTGGATTTCCCCAGTGGCATTGTTACCGAAACTCCAACCATATCTTAAGAATAGGAATCCTCGTATTCGTGCAAAGGCAGCAATGTGTTTTTCTCGAAGTGTTCCACGACTG GGTGCAGAAGGCATAAAGACATATGGTATTGACAAGTTGATCCAAGTAGCTGCATCTCAGTTAAGTGACCAGCTACCAGAGTCTAGGGAAGCCGCTCGAACTCTACTTCTTGAGCTTCAAAATGTATATGAGAAATTTCATGATCTCATGCCTGCTGCTACTGTTTCCGAGCAACCAGAAATGGGATCTTGGGAGAACTTCTGTCAATCAAAACTCTCACCTTTAAGTGCTCAAGCTGTACTTCGAGTTACTAACATTGCTCGAGAGGGTCTTGTTTCATGA
- the LOC107490748 gene encoding protein MAIN-LIKE 2-like, producing the protein MEAEGSRILQCDHYILLDSYNQIVKGYLRETDFYYVFQIGIVQYQSALVNALIERWHHKTHMFHFSVGEYAVMLEDVAIILDLPTNDLPVTGLTLNNYEALEAECLDQFGVAPRKTECRGSFIKLTWFRGLKDHLVLADDIHIQSWGSTCLAHLYRALCRVTRVNCKEIDGLLTLLLTRAWIRLPFLAPIPGNLRLFPIANRWRNWEHADHPYRFRSLVHFRRALDNLQE; encoded by the exons ATGGAGGCAGAG GGTTCTCGGATATTGCAATGTGATCACTACATTTTGCTGGATTCGTACAATCAAATTGTGAAGGGATATTTACGGGAGACTGACTTTTATTACGTTTTTCAAATTGGAATTGTCCAATATCAGTCAGCATTGGTTAATGCTCTGATCGAGAGATGGCACCATAAGACTCATATGTTCCATTTTTCGGTTGGTGAGTATGCTGTGATGCTAGAGGACGTGGCAATAATTCTTGATCTTCCGACGAATGATCTGCCAGTTACAGGACTGACACTCAATAATTATGAGGCGTTAGAGGCTGAATGCTTAGatcagtttggtgttgcaccTAGAAAGACAGAGTGTAGAGGAAGCTTCATCAAGTTGACGTGGTTTCGAGGACTGAAAGATCATTTGGTGTTGGCTGACGATATTCACATTCAGAG TTGGGGATCGACATGCCTGGCACACCTGTATAGAGCGTTGTGTAGGGTAACTCGTGTCAACTGCAAGGAGATTGATGGTCTACTAACACTTTTACTTACCCGGGCTTGGATTCGTCTACCATTTCTTGCGCCGATTCCTGGCAATCTTCGACTATTTCCGATTGCAAACAG GTGGCGTAACTGGGAGCATGCTGATCACCCTTACAGATTTCGTAGTCTTGTTCACTTTAGGAGAGCATTAGATAATCTGCAAGAATGA